Proteins from one Syngnathus scovelli strain Florida chromosome 9, RoL_Ssco_1.2, whole genome shotgun sequence genomic window:
- the decr1 gene encoding 2,4-dienoyl-CoA reductase [(3E)-enoyl-CoA-producing], mitochondrial isoform X2 — MAALVLGRKTFQTFMASCFHSSPAVAQQPPLPQSRFFPPLEAAMLPPGTFQDRVAFITGGGTGLGRAMTTMLSHLGAQCIIASRKLEVLQQTADEISSRTGNKVHVVQLDVRDPQAVTCCMEHVESLTGLPDVIINNAAGNFVCPSENLSANAWKSISDIVLNGTAFVTLELGKRLVRSQKAFLAVTTIYAESGSGFVVPSAAAKAGVEALYKSLAGEWGRYGLRFNIIQPGPIRTKGAFSRLDPKGQFEAGMLSRIPTGRLGRPAEMANLASYVCSDYASWMSGAVIRFDGGEYVMMAGEFNELRMVTADQWKVMETMIRSTKGA, encoded by the exons ATGGCGGCGTTGGTTCTTGGACGGAAAACTTTTCAAACTTTCATGGCG TCGTGTTTCCACAGCTCGCCGGCTGTCGCTCAGCAGCCGCCTCTTCCTCAGTCGCGCTTCTTCCCGCCGCTGGAGGCGGCCATGCTGCCGCCTGGAACCTTTCAGGACCGAGTGGCCTTCATCACAGGGGGCGGGACCGGACTGGGGCGCGCCATGACCACCATGCTTTCTCACCTGGGGGCGCAGTGCATCATCGCTAGCAG GAAGTTGGAGGTTCTGCAGCAGACGGCGGATGAGATCAGCAGTCGGACTGGAAACAAG GTCCATGTGGTCCAGCTTGATGTCAGAGATCCTCAGGCTGTCACATGTTGTATGGAACATGTGGAAAGTCTGACAGGCTTGCCTGAC GTGATCATCAACAACGCGGCGGGAAACTTTGTGTGTCCGTCGGAAAATCTGTCGGCCAACGCTTGGAAGAGCATCAGTGACATCGTCCTGAACGGCACCGCGTTCGTCACGCTGGAGCTGGGGAAGAGACTGGTCCGCAGCCAGAAAG CCTTCCTGGCCGTCACCACCATCTACGCTGAGTCGGGTTCCGGCTTTGTGGTTCCCAGCGCTGCCGCCAAGGCCGGGGTCGAGGCGCTCTATAA GTCTTTGGCGGGAGAGTGGGGACGCTACGGGCTCCGCTTCAACATCATCCAACCTGGACCCATCAGAACCAAG GGCGCCTTCAGCCGCTTGGACCCTAAGGGGCAATTTGAAGCCGGAATGCTGAGTCGTATTCCAACGGGTCGACTGGGCCGACCTGCTGAAATGGCCAACTTGGCATCGTACGTGTGCAGCGACTACGCCAGTTGGATGTCGGGAGCG GTGATTCGCTTTGATGGTGGCGAGTATGTGATGATGGCGGGAGAATTCAACGAGCTGCGCATG GTCACGGCTGATCAATGGAAGGTGATGGAAACGATGATCAGGAGCACCAAAGGAGCCTAA
- the decr1 gene encoding 2,4-dienoyl-CoA reductase [(3E)-enoyl-CoA-producing], mitochondrial isoform X3, giving the protein MAALVLGRKTFQTFMASCFHSSPAVAQQPPLPQSRFFPPLEAAMLPPGTFQDRVAFITGGGTGLGRAMTTMLSHLGAQCIIASRKLEVLQQTADEISSRTGNKVIINNAAGNFVCPSENLSANAWKSISDIVLNGTAFVTLELGKRLVRSQKGAAFLAVTTIYAESGSGFVVPSAAAKAGVEALYKSLAGEWGRYGLRFNIIQPGPIRTKGAFSRLDPKGQFEAGMLSRIPTGRLGRPAEMANLASYVCSDYASWMSGAVIRFDGGEYVMMAGEFNELRMVTADQWKVMETMIRSTKGA; this is encoded by the exons ATGGCGGCGTTGGTTCTTGGACGGAAAACTTTTCAAACTTTCATGGCG TCGTGTTTCCACAGCTCGCCGGCTGTCGCTCAGCAGCCGCCTCTTCCTCAGTCGCGCTTCTTCCCGCCGCTGGAGGCGGCCATGCTGCCGCCTGGAACCTTTCAGGACCGAGTGGCCTTCATCACAGGGGGCGGGACCGGACTGGGGCGCGCCATGACCACCATGCTTTCTCACCTGGGGGCGCAGTGCATCATCGCTAGCAG GAAGTTGGAGGTTCTGCAGCAGACGGCGGATGAGATCAGCAGTCGGACTGGAAACAAG GTGATCATCAACAACGCGGCGGGAAACTTTGTGTGTCCGTCGGAAAATCTGTCGGCCAACGCTTGGAAGAGCATCAGTGACATCGTCCTGAACGGCACCGCGTTCGTCACGCTGGAGCTGGGGAAGAGACTGGTCCGCAGCCAGAAAG GTGCAGCCTTCCTGGCCGTCACCACCATCTACGCTGAGTCGGGTTCCGGCTTTGTGGTTCCCAGCGCTGCCGCCAAGGCCGGGGTCGAGGCGCTCTATAA GTCTTTGGCGGGAGAGTGGGGACGCTACGGGCTCCGCTTCAACATCATCCAACCTGGACCCATCAGAACCAAG GGCGCCTTCAGCCGCTTGGACCCTAAGGGGCAATTTGAAGCCGGAATGCTGAGTCGTATTCCAACGGGTCGACTGGGCCGACCTGCTGAAATGGCCAACTTGGCATCGTACGTGTGCAGCGACTACGCCAGTTGGATGTCGGGAGCG GTGATTCGCTTTGATGGTGGCGAGTATGTGATGATGGCGGGAGAATTCAACGAGCTGCGCATG GTCACGGCTGATCAATGGAAGGTGATGGAAACGATGATCAGGAGCACCAAAGGAGCCTAA
- the decr1 gene encoding 2,4-dienoyl-CoA reductase [(3E)-enoyl-CoA-producing], mitochondrial isoform X1: MAALVLGRKTFQTFMASCFHSSPAVAQQPPLPQSRFFPPLEAAMLPPGTFQDRVAFITGGGTGLGRAMTTMLSHLGAQCIIASRKLEVLQQTADEISSRTGNKVHVVQLDVRDPQAVTCCMEHVESLTGLPDVIINNAAGNFVCPSENLSANAWKSISDIVLNGTAFVTLELGKRLVRSQKGAAFLAVTTIYAESGSGFVVPSAAAKAGVEALYKSLAGEWGRYGLRFNIIQPGPIRTKGAFSRLDPKGQFEAGMLSRIPTGRLGRPAEMANLASYVCSDYASWMSGAVIRFDGGEYVMMAGEFNELRMVTADQWKVMETMIRSTKGA; this comes from the exons ATGGCGGCGTTGGTTCTTGGACGGAAAACTTTTCAAACTTTCATGGCG TCGTGTTTCCACAGCTCGCCGGCTGTCGCTCAGCAGCCGCCTCTTCCTCAGTCGCGCTTCTTCCCGCCGCTGGAGGCGGCCATGCTGCCGCCTGGAACCTTTCAGGACCGAGTGGCCTTCATCACAGGGGGCGGGACCGGACTGGGGCGCGCCATGACCACCATGCTTTCTCACCTGGGGGCGCAGTGCATCATCGCTAGCAG GAAGTTGGAGGTTCTGCAGCAGACGGCGGATGAGATCAGCAGTCGGACTGGAAACAAG GTCCATGTGGTCCAGCTTGATGTCAGAGATCCTCAGGCTGTCACATGTTGTATGGAACATGTGGAAAGTCTGACAGGCTTGCCTGAC GTGATCATCAACAACGCGGCGGGAAACTTTGTGTGTCCGTCGGAAAATCTGTCGGCCAACGCTTGGAAGAGCATCAGTGACATCGTCCTGAACGGCACCGCGTTCGTCACGCTGGAGCTGGGGAAGAGACTGGTCCGCAGCCAGAAAG GTGCAGCCTTCCTGGCCGTCACCACCATCTACGCTGAGTCGGGTTCCGGCTTTGTGGTTCCCAGCGCTGCCGCCAAGGCCGGGGTCGAGGCGCTCTATAA GTCTTTGGCGGGAGAGTGGGGACGCTACGGGCTCCGCTTCAACATCATCCAACCTGGACCCATCAGAACCAAG GGCGCCTTCAGCCGCTTGGACCCTAAGGGGCAATTTGAAGCCGGAATGCTGAGTCGTATTCCAACGGGTCGACTGGGCCGACCTGCTGAAATGGCCAACTTGGCATCGTACGTGTGCAGCGACTACGCCAGTTGGATGTCGGGAGCG GTGATTCGCTTTGATGGTGGCGAGTATGTGATGATGGCGGGAGAATTCAACGAGCTGCGCATG GTCACGGCTGATCAATGGAAGGTGATGGAAACGATGATCAGGAGCACCAAAGGAGCCTAA